From the genome of Rhinoderma darwinii isolate aRhiDar2 chromosome 1, aRhiDar2.hap1, whole genome shotgun sequence:
GCTGGTGACCTCTGTGCCGTGTGACAAATTCTATCACAGACTTCACAGGCCAGAAACTACATGTCCCAGAAGTCCCGCGACTGagccacacccctttgtagaaaaCTCGTCATCCGGGGACGTGAAACCGTCAGGCGGGCAGTCGCCATTACAGACGCGACTACGATTGTCTGCTCCTTCACGGGAGCGGGGGGGAATCCTACAGCAAGCAGACAAGTGAGTCCCCTCAGGACTCACACTAACCGGGTCCAACCCGCTCCCTGGGGCCGCCTGCTCTCGGAGTCACTACGTCCTTTGGGGCTGTTGCTCCTGACGAGGCCTTCtttttcttctcctcctcctcattacGTCTCTAGTTAGGCCTGCTGGTCTCGAGTTTGACTGCTCTCTAGCGGGCCCGAATCACCGACACCCTCCATTGGGGCCCAGCGCTCCCCGCTCCAGACCCATAATCCTCCTCTCGGCCTCCCTTGTTTATTTTCTTTTCTCTTCTGGTTGGATATCAAGATGTCGCCATGAATCCCGCTGTCCGTTACCCGCAGCTTCTGAACGCCATGCTCTTGGCTCCAAGGCGGCCCCTGCACGGCGTTACCCCCGCTCTCCCTGCGGTCTATGCCGCTGAGCTCAACCACAGACATGGATCCCGGATCCAACAACACCGGCAAAACCCAGAACCGTTCGGGCTCTACGGGGCCTTCCGGGGACTCTAAGCCCAAGAATGGTAATGATCCTGTATGTGTCTGCTCACTGGGCCTGTAATGGTGGCTGCTAGGCTACGGGTGTAGATCTAATAAAACAAGTGATGACTTTAGATCGTGGAGGTAGTGTGGCTGGTTATGTAAGATTACTTCTACCTGGCATCAGAACTTCAGCATGACAACTACAGGCCCTCGCGTTGTCGCAATTCCATCCTGTATCTGTTTCTGGGTGACGACAGATATGCCTGCTATTAGTTTCTATATGGGGGGTTTCCCGCCGCATTTCCTAATCCTGACTGGTAAATTCCTAGGCGGCTAAACGAGAGTGACAGATCGATCACTTTACATGTAGGAAAAAGCTTCATTCAGAAGTCTGATGAGCTGTGATGGAGATCTAATTCGCACATAGTCTGGTATCCCCATATAGGTAACGCATGTAAACAATGCCTCTGGTTACGATTCCTGAGATCAGTATAGGGCAGGGGTCGGCAATTTCCCAACATGCCCTGCCATCCTTTGGCTAGTATAATAGactttggctgtcagggcatgctgggagttgtagtttaacaGCTAGCTTGCCAGAGGTTGCTGACTTGTTCAGACCGTGCTGGTTTtgcgtgtattttttttaaagccaaaattGGATCCCGAAAAGCAGACTTATAAGGTCTTCCTTTATATATTCCTTCTGTTTACGTTccaatcctggttttggcttataaaatacatgcaaatctgcactgtgagaaCAACGCTTTAGAGAACAGACAAAGAAATGGGAGAACTTTGGGGAAAGGTCTTCCTGCTTTGCCTTTACGGCTCATACACACGACcaagtgtgccgtccgagtcccgtcagtgatccgaggaaaaataggacatagtcttcgatccgaggaaagatagaacatcgggtgccactcggacgcTGTCAAactgcccgagtggcacaacggtcgtgtacaAGAGACCTTAGTCTGATCGGATTCTGTTTTGGACATTAAGTATGCAGACTAGACACAAGACAGACCGATGCAAAGCTTCGTTAGGCCTTGTtcagagtttttggacgcggaaacctcgTCGGAATTAATTGCAAAAAACGTCAAagcgccttccattgatttcaatgggaggcggaggtggttTTTAgccgctcacggtaaaaaaacaaacaaactgcatgctctttcttgctgcAGTTCCACCTCtaacctcccactgaaatcaatgagaggcagagaaagcattttttgccccctgcgctcaatggctgcggccaaataacgcggcaagaatttgcaggcaggtcaaaatctgcctgcaaataaaCTGAACAGGGCCAAACCGGCGGTTGTTTTCTCCACTGCATTCTGGACGGTCATGTTGCCTGACGTGACGTTACTATCTGATCTGGTTACATGAGGATGTCACTCTGATATTGCTCCACCCAGTTGTGCTGTTGCAGATAGTGTCACAACCCTGTGTAAACTTGTTTACTTCAAggggataaaaagaaaattaACACTTTCACAATCCTATTCTTTTTAATTCCCCACTTGAACTTGAGTAATGTTGTCATATGTAGACTTcgtttagatgttttttttttcaaaggaatGCATTGGTGTTGGAAAAACGCATCAGTTTACATCCTCATCAGGAATTCGCTCAACTGGTTTGTTAGTCTGATACGGTAGATCTTACGACGCCCTGCCCACCAACTTTTTGTAGTAATTTCTTCTTGATGGACTTTTGGATCGCTTAATGCATTACTGCCACCCAATAAAAGGCTAGCGTGACCATAGCTAATTGTTTGAAAAGGAGCTGTCATTGGCTCTAGTAGCATGTATTACCTTGCAGTGATATCGGGCCCATCTCTAGCTTTTCTATATCCCATATAGCCGATATATCTCGCAGGAACCAGGGATCCGATGAGCCTAGACATTTGCAATAACTACAATATATTGTCTGATCCACAATCTACTAGTAAAGACTTCCTGCtgtagataattttttttgctcGAGCCTTTAATTGTAGCTTGTGACCTATGGTACTGTTATTTACTGCATTTATCTGAATTTTAGATGGAAAAAATGGCAGTAGCTCAAAACAGCGCTATAGCCGCAAGCGTGAAAATTCTTGCCCCAAAAATGAGAGCTGTGCCGGTCAGACCCGCCGCCCCGGTCCACAGAAAAGCAAGACTTTTAACAAGGTTCCCCCTCAGAGAGGTGGCTCTAAACAATACACATATGGAAGAAGAGAAGAGGTGAGAAGTTAAATGAGGAATTGCGTATATTTTATGCACGATTACTGAAAATAATTGTTTCATTGCCACCAATGAGACATTAAGATAGCCGCCATACTACTTGTCTGAGTTCCCAGGGATATGGCATATGATTGTTTGCATCTGAAAATTTACACCACTTCTTGTTTGCAGGTAGCAGAAACTCAACGGGCAGAGTTTAGCCCGGCCCAGTATTCAGGACCTAAGAAAATAAGCTTGAACCATTTGTTGAACTTTACGTATGAGCCACGTGGTCATCCTGGAGCTCATAGAGATGGACAAGGAAATTGGGGAAGAAGAAACAAGTGGGGCCACAAACCATTCAACAAGGAGTTGTTTTTGCAAGCCAAGTATGTTCTCCGTTTGTAATCTCTGAAAACCGTGCATTTGCCATAATACATTGGCAAGATACACTTTTTTGCCAAACCCGGCGGCTTCTTgtctgttgtactcttatttttttatatatatatatatatatatatatatctcaagacTGCTCACTAGGAATGTTCAATGTCCTGTCTctctaaagggattttccagttgtaagaaattgatggcctatcctcaggataggccatcaatatctgcttgttgggggtccgactcccggcatttGGAGTGTGTTGATTCTATACAAGTCTAGCTACATGCATTCATTCTTTTGTCGTTCTAGCTGCCAGTTTGTGGTGTCTGAGGATCACGATTACAGTGTACATTTCACTGATCCTGACGTGCTTGTCAGCTGGGATCTGGTGGAGCAAGTGGTAAGTAGTCCATGCTTTCTACTTTCTTAATAGCACTGATTAAATATTAAACTAGTAACCCTGTAAACCTCAGTGCTCTTAAAGGATTATTCCCATGTCTGACAATTATGGCCTATTTACAGTATATGCCTTAAATGCGTAGTAGATCCGGATCCCAGCTCTGAGACCTGCACCTTTATCTAGAATGGGGGATTTACTggcagggactaagtggagaGGGGGCCACTTATGCTCGCAGCTCTCTTCATTCTGTTcattgggagttatggaaacagcagcaCTTTCGGAGGCGGCATTTTGTCCCCTAGAAGAGAATGCCACCTCTTGGACCTCGCCTGGAGTCAGCAGCTGCCTCATCCTGGCTATATAACAATTCTAGACATAggtgctgggacctgcatctatcagacatatgTGGATATGCTGCAACTGTCTGAGACTGGAGGAACAATTTAAAGGATTCTTTCTAAGCTTTAGGATCAAGCAGAGTTTGCTATTTGGTGTAAGTTTGCAGTGCGGTTTCTTCTAATATGAAAAAATTATGCTAATGaatgcaagtcatataatgggcagagtgttattcctcatgtacacacatgacgGCTTATTCTGAAAGAGGCCTACCAGTATGACCCCattcacacgttcaggatttgATCAAATTCTCATTTTGTATCCAGTGCATGTGAATGGGATTTACGTAATTCCGTTCAAATGCAGCAGAGAATTTTTTCTTGTTTTGTATAGAATGGAGGTAATACTTATGCGGATTCGTAGCACATCAAATTGCACATCCGCGGCAGAATTTAGTGTCCGCCTCAGATTTCTGCCGCAGAGCCTTAAGTTAAAATATAAGGTCTaatcacttgaatgggaccgtcCCCTGTACAGAGGGTAGTCAAGCGCACCGATATGCGGAGCTAAATTCGTGCGCCAGCTGCTTCATGATTTGTGAGATCGGACCCCACAGATCATAAAGTGGTGGCATTGCTTAGCCTTATGCCACGACTTTAGAagatgagaataaccctttaatgcttTAGGATCAGTCTGAACTGGATACATGAATCCCACACCAGCCCTGCAATGCTATTCAATTTGAAAATGTTGTTTGTGTTGTAGCGCATCTCCAGTCATGAAGTGCCATCCTGTCCTATATGTCTGTATCCTCCTATTGCTGCAAAGATCACTCGATGTGGGCATATATATTGCTGGGCTTGCATATTGCACTACCTGTCGCTAAGTGAAAAGGACTGGAGTAGATGCCCAATTTGCTacagttcaattctgaaaaaaGACCTAAAAAGGTAATTTTTGAAACCACAATGGATTGTGAATTTAGTCAAAGTGTCATGCAGAATGGAAATGAAGATCTATTTCATATACAATGTCACATAGATTAGTGTTCTGTAATGAATGCAGAGAAAAGTAAACCACTTCTCACTCCTTTAATACATATCTACAAAAAGGTTATTCATATGGTTTTAGAAAATACATAGCTCAAATACAAAAGTTTCAGATGCTTAACTCAAGGAAAAATGAtttgaagaagtattcggcacacaaaatgtagtttttaaaTTCTTCAGGTTTATTGTAtttgatgccagaggcttagtgcgtgcgacgtttcggtcaggagaccttcatcaggcactattggTGTACAAAATTTTACAAGTAAATATATTTGCATCATATAAATACGTAAATAATCATATATCATGACATAAAGGAAAAGAGAaatgaaactaaaataaaaagataaaagtacaaAATAAGGTAAGAACAGATTCATTTCACCAAAATACATACAGAGTTCCTACATCGTGGAGATTTACATGATATACATATTTTTTGGTATAGAAGGATACataaatatagatatatgtatatggaTGGATGACATCCTAGCTCTGGGCACAATATCCATATTCAAGGCTAAGATATAATGTAATAACCCCAAAAATATGTTTATATGATGCAAATATATTTACTTGTAAAATTTTGTACAccaatagtgcctgatgaaggtctcctgaccgaaacgtcgcacgcactaaactaagcctctggcatcaaaTACAATAAACCTGAAGAAtttaaaaactacattttgtgtgccgaatacttcttcaaatacgattgggttgggaccctattcgtgcacctgccTTCGTCCAGTGCATTCTGAACCACTACCTATCAAGGAAAAATGATGCTCATGATTCTTATTTACAGTTTTTGATTTGTCCGCAGCGTTGTTTCCACAGAGAGACCACTTTATGGTGTTGGGGACACCATTACAATGCAGCTGATGAGAAGAGAAAAGGGTGTGCTGGTGGCTATGCCTAAATCGAAGTGGATGAAACTGGAGGAGCCTATTCACCTGGGAGGTAAGGAGACCTCATTTCTCGATCATATCATTGGGGGACATAGCACCATGGCTATAGGCTCTTGCCACTATTAGGCTGACACTTTAAGAAAAACTTGTTAAGAGTCCAGGTCATACCCTTCCCACAGACTGAGCTAGTAAGTTTTGGCCTAATGTCCATAGGATTTTAGTTTTATTTGTAATCTCTCCCTTTTTAGGTTCAGGGTGGACTGTCAGTCTAGTTAACAGCCTAGTCAACCCACTGAGGGTGTCAGTAAACCAAGCTGTATCCTGCACTGTACTTCCTCCTTTACCGGTCACAACACTTGTTTATGCTTCCACAGATGGCATGCTGGTAATCTTACTGTATATAGAAGAGGTGACCCTGTGCTCACCCGAAGATGCTGGAGAGTATATGGGTAGACAATATCCCTCACCTTGGCCTATGTGGTATCACTGTCAGTCATGGCCCTGCAGTCTAAATCCTTGTTGgccttcaaaataaaaaaaaagggggggcgcTGATACTTCACTGTGGTGACGTTGGCCACGGTGCTGCTTGGGCCTCCTTACTTTAGTCCCTTCCTACTTGGAGGACTAGGCTGCAAAGTTCTTGGTGGTTTCCCCACCCAATCTAGTTACGTGAGTTTTCTGAACATATCGAACGCTTGGCTGCTGAGGGGCCAGGGCTTGAATTTTCCTCTACGCgggcttctttttctttttttttcttttttctcctgtGCAGGCATCTCTCTCTCCAGCATGGTGGCATCTCTTCTGTCAGTTCTATAGCTGCGTCAGCGCCATCCTCTTCAGATTTGCGTGAGTCTGTCAACTCCCAGGGTTCTGTTTTGTTTACTGTTTTCTAGGGgggtccaccccccccccacttcaGGGGAGCTGTCACATCTAATCAGTGTGGAAGTTACTCTCCTAGCATGCCTTACTCCCAGGAGAATTCCAGACAACTGGTCCCCGTGGCTTTAATGACAGTGCTTCAGGAATATGGCCCTGGACACCTTCTCTAGGGTTGACAAAGGTTCAGACCAACAACTCCACTGCAGTCACCTATCTAAAGCATCAGTGCGGGAGCAGGGCGCCTCATGTGGGAGTCTCTTGTATTCCCCACTGGGCAGTCACGTCCCTGTTCTGGGGGTGGACAACTATGCTGCCGAATTCCTCAGTCGGGAGAGGCTGGAACCGGGAGACTGGTTGCTTCGTCTGGACATTTTCACCAAAATCTCACGAAGATGGAGCCACTCCAGACATCCAGGACGCTTTGCGTCTTCACTTTACCACAAGGTGCAAGTGCTCTTGTAATCGATGCCCTTGTTACTCCTTGGGGTGGGTTCTCCCTCCTATTTCTCCTACCTCTTCTGCTTTTTTACAGAGCTCTCAAGCAGATCAAGGCAGAGGGCATTCTGGTTGACCCAGACTGGCCTCGCTGGGCCTGGTACACAGACCTAGTCAATCTGCTTGCCTACACCCCTTGGTGCCTTCTGCTGCAACACTACCTCTTTTCCCAAGGTCCACTATTCCACCCCACTTTACCTCAGCTTTAAGTGGTGGGGTtgttaaagggtaattaaactttcagtaaacttctgacctgtcagtgACGTGCCATAAGTTTTGATCTGTGAGAGTCTGAGCACCGacacccaccgattgctaaaactaagtggcagatgCGTTTGGGTAAGCGTTGAGCCGTtttggtttctgatcagcttttctcggaaaaccgatgtagtggtgtacggactctagagagtctatgagcccgtacacagtGGCATCGACTTTCTGAGTAAAGCCGATCGGAAACTAAGCGGCTCTTCGCTCactcgagcgcttctgctgcttcgttttagtgatcggtggtgttgtggataattcaacatcaaacagttgctccagattcattcatatttattcttaaaggggttcacGGAAGAAGTGTCATATTAATGTCACTTTGCATGTGATGGCAAATGCTCCCTTCCGTACAatgtgagggagtttatattcagcttttagaaatatacaaccccagcactcacagaggtacgcaaaagatccagatgcaaacaaattttaagttttattgcaacaaaagatggtaaagttgaggtggaaagcgacttggtaagacgtttcggccgaacctcggcctttgtcacggtcgctgtgacacagggaatatccggcggacaacccataccagtgatatcgtcttacagcgaccgtgacaaaggccgaggttcggccgaaacgtcttaccaagtcgctttccacctcaactttaccatcttttgttgcaataaaacttaaaatttgtttgcatctggatcttttgcgtacctctgtgagtgctggggttgtatattttcaatattgtgggattctcgtccctaccttactagcaccacgccaattgattgaggagtgcatcccaatatctatttttgtatATTCAGCTTTTAGACTGCGATTTTACTACATCCGCTATAATTTCTCTTGGGTTTGCACAAAACCTTACATTACATTCAGAATATTTTCTATGAATTCATTATCtaggattattttattttagtaGTCATCTCTCCTTTATCACCTTCTGTGGAGGATGTGGTCTTGAGTCTGTtttttcccttagggtatgttcacgcgaccTTTTTGTTGggccaaaaacggccaaaaaatcagaagcagaacgtctccaaacatctgccccttgatttcaatgggaaaacggcattctgttccgacggagcgtttttcactgcattttttttacgcgtaaaaaaacggccgcaaaaatggtgcaggacgtttttggagcagttttccatagacactcttgaaaaaagctccaaaaacggccgtaaaaaacgcagcgaaaatcgcgagtggcacaaaaaaaagtctgaaaatcaggagctgttttcccttgaaaacagctccgtattttgagacgtttttgactctgcgtgtgaacatacccttagtcagaAAGTGTTAAAGCTGTCAAGTCAACTTCTTTGTTATCCAGCAAAGATTCTCTTATACACAGCAAAAACACACTACGTTCTCGAAGTATCATTCTTtcacagtgggggtctcagtgcttggacccccaccgatcaaaacttctgacgtcactatgacataaCAGAAGTTTGAcagcttagttaccctttaaagccaCAGTTCTGAGATTCTGTGGTCTTTCTGAACTTGTCATACAGACTATATTGAAGGCCAGAAAATCTCAGGTTGCTAAGGTGTACCATCGGACAAGGAAGGCATATTTACGTTGGTGAGACTTCATCTTTTGGTGTGCTCCACCCCTAGGATATGGTCTTAGTCTGGTCTGGGTTTGGGCCGATTTTCTCTGAAGGGCCAGGTTTCCGCTCACCCACTTTTTATTTAGCATATGCTATTCTTCTGTTTCCAGGTGAAGACCTTCTTGCAGGGGGTAGCACATGCCAACCCTCCTTTTTTGTCATCCCTCTGAGCACGGAGATCTCAATCTGGTTCTTGGAGCCCTCCAGGTGTCACACTTCAGCCATCGTAAAGCATTTCACTCCGTTTTATTTCCTGAATGGTTGCTTTACTGGTGGCTAATACTTCCATTAGGTGTGTTTTAGAACTAGCAGTGCTATCCTATAGGTCTGCCTTCTTGGTCATCCCCAAGGATAAGGTGGTGTTCCAACTGGTCCCATCCTTTCTCCTGAAAGGGGTCTCTGCCTTTCACATCGTTGGTGACACTCCCCATTCCACCTGTGGTAGCGTGCGCTTCACTCCCTTTATGTGGCTAGAGCGGTTAGCATCTACCTTCCAGCAGCTTAAATCCTTCAGATGCTATGACTTTGTGAACCCGAAGGGCCATTCAAGAGCTTAGGGGCTCGTTGGATTAGGTCTTATCCTGGAATCCCATTGGTCCTTTTGGGTTACAGCCCATTCCATGAGGGCTGTCGATGCATCCTGGGAACTATGACAAGTTTCGGTCTCGTTTGAAAGGCTGCTATCTGGGCTTTGGTGCATATTTTCATGGCGTTCCATGCAATTTTATTCTCTGGCTTCCTCTGATGCTCCAAGCTGCTGTCTTATGCGGGTCGCACAGTAACTTTATTTTTGCCCACCCTCTACTACTGTCGGACGTCCCATGGTGCTGTCCCCAGTTGATCTTAACGAGAATTTTATTTTTGTACGCTCATTGAATTTATTTGGGAAACAGATCCCGCCCTCTTACTTATTGTTTTGGGCCCGGGGCTTGGGTTATGGTTGTTCTCCCTGGATATGCGGTTTTGTTCTACTTCTTTTTGTACAAACAGATTAGTTTAGTGTCAGTGGGAGGGGTATGGCCTGCCTGGGCGGAGCCAACACTTTTACTACCTAGTGTCTGCCTCCCAGTGGCAAGGTCCTGTGCTGTGTTCAATGTGATTTTACGGGGAGTACAAAAATCAAACTTTAAGATTAAAAAAAGTTTTGAAGAATTTGCCAATCCTATGCCAAATGagtacttaattttttttataaaatctatAATAGGCAGACGTATGCAAATGTCTGTTGCATACATTTGGTCATATGTTCAGCAGGACTTGTGCAGTTGCCAAACTTAGGACCCTGCAAGTTGAGCTCTGAAAACTGcccttactttaaccccttaatgaccagcctattttagaccttaatgaccaggctaagtttttccatcgtctcattccaaaagctataacttttttatttttgcgtcgacatagctgtataaggtcttgttttttgcgggacaagttgtattttttaatagcaccatttttaggtacatattatttattaactttttttggtgggggggacAGAAAAAAATCgggaatttcgccactcttttttgcgtcctaaatctacgccgtttaccgtgtggtataaataacacaagtttattcagcgggttgttacgattgcaacgatacccaaTTTGTATAgggtttgtatgttttactacttttacacagtaaaaacgcatttttttttaaattatttgtttttgtgtctccatatttgaagagccgtaacgtttttatattttcgccgatgcagttgtatgagggctttttttttgcgggatgacttgtagtttttattggtaccattttggagtagatgcgactttttaaaattaactttattaaacttcttttttttttactttttttttactagtcccactaggggacttcactatgcgatcctccgatcgctattataatacactgcaatacttctgtattgcagtgtattactgcctatccgtttaaaatggacaggcatctgctaggtcatgcctgcggcatgagctagcaggcattcattacaggcagacctgggggcctttattaggtccccggctgccatgggggagacactcggcgatcttatcgccgggtgccggtgggaagagagggagctccctccctctctccaaaaccactccgatgcggtgctcgctatcgagcaccgcatctgaggggttaaacgggtgacatcgatactaatatcaatctcacactgcagagcagggacgcccccagccctccgctacgtctggcagctgagagcagggagatttgacatctccctgctctgtttacttattccgatgccgcggcgtaaaaagtctatggcatcggaataaggcccgttagtgaccgacgtcaaAAgactgggccggtcactaactggttaacaataccccatttgtttgtGTTATTAAAATTCAAgttccaatttaaaaaaataactaacCGTAACTGATTTCTTTTTCTTCTAGATGAGGTGCATACCCTGTTTTCCAAGCTTCTCGTGGCCTCAAAAGACCAGATCCTCCACCAGGTGATTTCAAAGGAGAAAGCAGCACTGCTAGAGCAGTACAGTATTGAGGGGGAAACCCCAGAAGTCTGTTTTATAGAAGCTGCCATTCAGGAGTTGACGGTGAGTGCTGAAACAAGCAATTCTTTAGAGTCGTTTGTGGGAGTTTTGGGGAAAAGTGGTCTGGTCTCTAATAATATGCactataaatttattttttttcaatgtgaGACCAATTCTGCACATCTTGTGAGTACATGAAGTTGTTGGGTGGTCTATGAGAGTCATAATTCATTAAGCATCTGTTCTGACTTATAATAGGAACGTCAGGATAGTCTTCAGAATCTCAGACTTCAAGTTGAAGCAGCTACAGTTTCTATGGAGGCTTTGACGTTGGAGACAAAGGTTGAAGAAAGAAATCCAGGCTTGGATCGTAAGGTAGGTGTTGGATTACTTTGATGTTTGTCACACTTGTATGTAGTTTAAACACTCGTCACATTCAAAATTGGAAGTATTCTTGTCAGTGACCTGATCCTACTGAGTAGCATTTAAAAAACGTGCTAATACACGGTTTAACGTTGTATCAAAtgtctaaatggtcactaacttttcaaccaagtttgcataaatcaatagtacaagcgaatgaGACTTTGTAATCTTATTACACAAAAAaaagcctctttctccacttgacTCCCTTCCCTCAGTCTGAATTtactgcttaaagaggctgtcacc
Proteins encoded in this window:
- the RNF10 gene encoding E3 ubiquitin-protein ligase RNF10, whose product is MPLSSTTDMDPGSNNTGKTQNRSGSTGPSGDSKPKNDGKNGSSSKQRYSRKRENSCPKNESCAGQTRRPGPQKSKTFNKVPPQRGGSKQYTYGRREEVAETQRAEFSPAQYSGPKKISLNHLLNFTYEPRGHPGAHRDGQGNWGRRNKWGHKPFNKELFLQANCQFVVSEDHDYSVHFTDPDVLVSWDLVEQVRISSHEVPSCPICLYPPIAAKITRCGHIYCWACILHYLSLSEKDWSRCPICYSSILKKDLKSVVSTERPLYGVGDTITMQLMRREKGVLVAMPKSKWMKLEEPIHLGDEVHTLFSKLLVASKDQILHQVISKEKAALLEQYSIEGETPEVCFIEAAIQELTERQDSLQNLRLQVEAATVSMEALTLETKVEERNPGLDRKVVQYLSAFEETIDPLDEELCTAPVQAHVEHVSADGCDFGPADDSTLTLGSHLEAVPLDSGQLANPHYYYFYQAVDGQHVYLHPVNVRCLVHEYGSLERCPETITAAVVEIDGFTVTEEVRRRHRYLCHLPLTCEFSICEMALGPPAVSQETLAYFSDEVEKRKKQRQRKARDERRREKRIEIEENKKQGKYPEVHIALENFHQFPTVSSATEATVPGSLSLLPIADTLRSLTPSSLSCSPASQTSSTLGHESPIDFHGNLEDDARSPSFAQMLRVGKAKSELWPKAAVKKENPVVSTAPADSDGESDCSERVPVPSFQNSFSEAMEAAFLKLDTALPTPPSVDKGGKRKKKQQKLLFSTSMVHTK